The DNA segment TTTTGACTTCTCATATATATATAAACCTTTCGTCCAAGTACCAATCAATATGGCATCTCCATTATCCATAAAGCACCTTGCATAATTGACACCTGGGAGATGAGAAAATGTATTTGTATTTTTATCATAAATATCAACAGTCGAATTGGAACCAATCCAAATACGAGCATCTTCATCTTTATATAAGGCATACACATATTTATTAGAAATGGAATTTTTTCCATCATTGGGCATAGCGAACTTGCTGAAAGTTTCTTTTGCTTTATTGAATAAATAGATTCCTCCTCCATAGGTTCCCACTAATAATTTCCCTTTTTCAAGCTCACTGATACAAATTACAATATCATTATCCAACCAACTGGGATTAAAGCGGTCTGCTTTGTAGTTAATAAAAGTACCGTCCTCGGGATTAAATTTACTAATTCCTCCACCCTCTTTAGTTCCTACCCAAAGTTCTCCATCAGAATCCTCAAAAAATGCACGCACATTATTACTTAAAAGACCAGAGTCAGTATAATTAAACTGATACAGATTAAATTTCTTTTTATGCTTATCTAAAAAATTTACGCCATTATTGTATGATCCAATCCAAATATTTCCAGATTTATCTGGATAAATAACAGTGGGTGTCTTACTTTTAATCCCATAAGGCTTGTACATATCAGGTTGTAACAAACTTTTAGCCCCACTACTCAAATCAATCACCTGAATACCCAAATCTTTAATAGCCACAAACAATTCTTGGTCATTGTAAATAGCCAAAGACGAAATCCAGTTATAATCATCATTGGAATATGCAGACTTGAAAGCCAATGAAATACTATCATCCTCAAGCACATAGATGGAATGATCATGATAGGTTCCAATCCATAATTTATCATCCTTACCTTGAAACAAACAGGTAATATGAAGAGAATCAATTTGTGGATTTCTAAAGTTGATTTTATGGAAGGATTCAGTACTGTGATTATAGGAAAACAAAGCATGATCAGTTCCAAACCACAGCTTCTTATTGCTGTCTTCATAAATACAAGTAAGTCCCTGCATAACAGAACCCTCCTGTTTGGATAGATTTACAAACCAGTCCTCATCTTCTATGTATTTAAACAAGCCTTCGGAATATTCCTTACCAAAGCCTTCCACCCAAACGTTTCCCCTATGATCCACACAAACGGTACCTCTATAAAACGGAGAAAAGTGAAACTTACTGGTATCTGAAATGGGGTAATTACGAAACTTATAAGTTGTTTTATCCAGTCGGGATACGCCTAAAGAATTAACCACCCAAATACAATTTCGTAGGGTATCCTCTGCAATTGAAGAGATGAAATTATCATTTAAAGAATTGTTATCTCCAGCTATATGCGTAAAGTTTTGAAATCCATAACCATCGAAACGACATAGACCTTCTGAAGTTCCAAACCACATGAACTCATCTTCATCCTGAATGATAGCATTGACCGTATTGGAAAGAAGCCCATCATCATATTTGAAATGTTTAAATTGAAAGGATTGATTTGTATTGGCCCACGCACTACCTATAGCGTTAATGAATAACAGCCAACAACAATAAAACTTTAATTGCCTACGGATCATATACCCAGTATTATACTCTTTTTAAGTCAAATTACGCCCGACTGATATATCTGTTTTATGGAGTTTCTTCCAGAATCCAAATATGACAAGATTAATAAATCAGTTTACCTTCTCAAAATATAAACATGAAATTATACCATTGTGGTCAGACTAAGTACAAAATTAATTGTTTAGCTGTTACAAAAAAATGTTTATAGTCTAAAATAAGTGCTCTATTGATTTTAGACTATAAACATATCTCATTAAAAGATGATTTACTCCGGATGATGCATTATAACTTCGTTATCAGAATTAAAAGTACTAAAATGAACCATCGCACCACCATGATGAATTGAAACAAATTAGCTTAGCACTTGATGGGCAGCAATTATAATTCGTAGTAGGTTTTCAAATCCTTTCATCACATTCAAGCAGTATCTAAACACGCTAAAACAAACCTGAATTACATGGCTTCCCTTATCTTCTTTAATCTCAACAATGCTTCCAAATAATAATAATCGGCGTAAATAATTGAAACATCAATTTCAGAATTATTGGGCTTGTGACCTGTAGAATGCAAAAGCATGGCTTGATTGATATCTCTGCTTAGATAATTCTCATTAGAAAGATTAGTGAGCATTTCAACGGCAGCGTTAAAATATTTTTGCTGCAAGGCTTTAGATTTCACCAACTGCGACAATTCCAACATACCAGAAGCAGCCACAGCAGCTGCAGAAGCATCTTTAGGCGCATTAGGGATTTCCGGGTCATCAAAATCCCAGTAAGGAATACCATCTTCCGGTAAACGTTCTAATAAAACGTCTGCAAGTTTTTGAGATGTTGTAAGAAAGTCTTCATTACCCGTTTCTCTATAACACATCGCATAACCATAAATACCCCAGCCTTGACCTCTGGCCCACTGAGAATCATCTGCATAACCTTGATGTGTTACTCCTTTGATAAAGTGCCCATCGGTTGTATCAAAAACAGCTACATGATAGGTAGTATAATCAGGACGAATAAGCGTAGTCATACATGTCTTTGCATGCGTATCAGCGATATCATATAAATGTTGACCCCCACCATTTTTTGAAGCCCAAAAAAGCAACTCCAGATTAATCATATTATCAATGATGGTATTATGCGGCCAGTTCATTTTTTCAACCATAACCGGCCATGACAATATGGTACCCACTTTAGGGTTATATAAAGTAGCTAAGGAATCCGCAGCCACAAGCAAAAAGTCATGATAATCTTTATTTTTAGTAAGACGGTAACCATTTCCAAAACTACAATATAACATAAAACCTAAATCGTGATTATCGACAGGGACATCCAACACCCCTTTTAGAGGTTCGGTAAATTTTTCTGCATAATTAAGAATCTCCTGATCACCACTTGTTTCATATGCATACCATAGTAAACCGGGCCAAAATCCACTGGTCCAATCATGAATACCTACCTTATTCCACTTTGTTTGATTTGGATAAATATTCCGGGGTAAACTATCCGCTTCATTTAAACTGAGCATTGTGGTCTTTACTTTATCAACACAATAATTTATCAATTCTTGCTCATTTATAGGCTTCCTATTTATGCTACAGGCACTTAATGTAATGACTGCTATCAAAAAGGCAGTATATACCAAACATTTTAACATTTTCATATGAGTCTAATTTAATTTTCAAAGGCCATATAAAACTCACCAAGCTTAATCATCTATCTTTGTAAGGACAAAGTTCTTATGGCACGTTTCATGTTTTTCAGTGTTATTTTTTTATTCAAGTTAAGCGGCTTGATGCTTTCTGAATCAAATGGTTTTCATCAAAGCCTAATTATTAATGCTAGCGAAGATATTTGGTATTAAGACACATCAATAGGACACCAATCTCAAAAAATAGGGAATAGGTTGTATTTAAAAAACAAAAGAAATTTATACCTAAAAAACAACCATTTACACCCTACTAGGCAACATAAAAGGGTTATAGAAATATCTATAACCCTTTTATATCATATCATCTTTTTTTACTTAGAAGACAATAGACCAGCCAATAATGTGGGGATTAAGGTAAAAAATCATTTCTCGCTGGAAAAAATAGCAGCAGGCAATCCTTCCCTATTATACAAATTTGCTCCTTGAGGGTTAGAGGACCAGGCATAACGAACCTTTACCGGATCAGTGATATCAGCATTAAACATCTCTATTTTATTTTTAGAAATAATTCGAGCCTTGGCTTTTTTCCACACTCCGTTTTCTCCGGCTATTTCAAACCACTGTAAAGGCTCATCGATCTCCATTGGTTCATCCAATAGATTTTTTTTAGCTACCATTAAACCAGATTCTGCATGCTCAAACTCCACAACCACCTTATTATCTATCACTTTCATCCGTTTATAGAGCGGCCCACTCACTGCCGCCACTTTCTGGTGGTAATCCTTCTTTAGTGCCCATAATGCCAAGCGTTTACCCGCATCCATCTTA comes from the Saccharicrinis fermentans DSM 9555 = JCM 21142 genome and includes:
- a CDS encoding glycoside hydrolase family 88 protein → MKMLKCLVYTAFLIAVITLSACSINRKPINEQELINYCVDKVKTTMLSLNEADSLPRNIYPNQTKWNKVGIHDWTSGFWPGLLWYAYETSGDQEILNYAEKFTEPLKGVLDVPVDNHDLGFMLYCSFGNGYRLTKNKDYHDFLLVAADSLATLYNPKVGTILSWPVMVEKMNWPHNTIIDNMINLELLFWASKNGGGQHLYDIADTHAKTCMTTLIRPDYTTYHVAVFDTTDGHFIKGVTHQGYADDSQWARGQGWGIYGYAMCYRETGNEDFLTTSQKLADVLLERLPEDGIPYWDFDDPEIPNAPKDASAAAVAASGMLELSQLVKSKALQQKYFNAAVEMLTNLSNENYLSRDINQAMLLHSTGHKPNNSEIDVSIIYADYYYLEALLRLKKIREAM